A genomic segment from Candidatus Omnitrophota bacterium encodes:
- a CDS encoding IS256 family transposase: MRDLDLSQDTVARQWQYVKRNLSDLGIITQDSLEVDIRLIIQRVMQNSINREFQEAIKAELYQRTHTRIDVRCGYYDRVFTSTFGAATVKIPRARHAKLRYKLFDTYQRRHKGLDYCIALSVILGLSTRKQSKLFYHVMGDSVSHATASNLLYALKEELRCYRQRPIANNYKYLILDGMWVHIQELSIRQRPVLFALGVTKDNKKELLSFKLAQGETKAEYTSLLNDLYRRGLECLDCIIADGSESITQAVNTVYPYAKRQYCYTHKLRNLLQNIRHKCKHRAKMLKQAKTIYQQPSKQRAINRFNRFLYNWQDKEPRACKNFQNNFINILNYYDFPKADRNLISTSNHLERFIEEIRRRNRIQGYFKNEHSLNLWIFGIIKHLNITILEDMSKDLIQSELKYESAQLS, from the coding sequence ATGAGAGACTTAGACCTCTCCCAGGATACGGTCGCAAGACAATGGCAATATGTAAAGCGAAATCTTTCAGATTTAGGTATTATTACCCAAGACTCACTAGAAGTTGATATAAGATTAATAATACAGCGCGTTATGCAAAACAGCATTAACAGAGAGTTCCAGGAGGCTATTAAAGCAGAGCTTTACCAGAGAACGCATACAAGGATAGACGTAAGATGTGGTTATTATGACAGGGTATTTACATCAACATTCGGTGCTGCAACTGTTAAAATACCCCGGGCAAGGCATGCAAAGCTAAGATACAAGCTCTTTGACACATACCAAAGACGTCATAAGGGGCTGGATTACTGCATAGCATTATCAGTGATATTAGGCTTATCAACGCGTAAGCAGTCAAAGCTCTTCTATCATGTTATGGGAGACTCTGTAAGCCATGCCACAGCTTCTAACCTGTTATACGCCTTAAAAGAAGAGCTAAGATGCTACAGGCAAAGGCCAATAGCTAATAACTACAAGTACCTTATACTTGACGGCATGTGGGTGCATATACAAGAGCTTAGCATAAGACAAAGGCCTGTTCTTTTTGCCTTAGGCGTTACCAAAGACAACAAGAAAGAGCTCTTAAGCTTTAAGCTGGCCCAAGGCGAAACAAAGGCAGAATATACGTCACTTTTAAATGATCTATACAGACGTGGCCTGGAATGCTTAGATTGCATAATAGCAGATGGCTCTGAGTCAATAACCCAGGCTGTTAATACTGTATATCCTTATGCCAAAAGGCAATACTGCTATACTCATAAATTACGCAACTTATTACAAAATATAAGGCATAAATGTAAACACAGAGCTAAAATGCTAAAACAGGCCAAGACTATATACCAGCAGCCTTCTAAACAAAGGGCAATTAACCGGTTTAACAGGTTTTTATATAACTGGCAGGATAAAGAACCGAGGGCTTGCAAGAACTTTCAAAACAACTTTATCAATATTTTGAACTATTATGACTTCCCGAAAGCGGACAGAAACTTAATAAGCACCTCAAACCACTTAGAGCGCTTTATAGAAGAGATACGAAGAAGAAATAGGATACAGGGTTACTTTAAAAACGAACACTCTTTAAACTTATGGATCTTTGGTATCATAAAGCACCTTAACATAACAATACTAGAGGATATGTCTAAAGACTTAATTCAATCTGAACTTAAATACGAAAGTGCACAATTATCTTGA
- a CDS encoding amidophosphoribosyltransferase, with product MSGIFGVFSENDCAEILFYGTDYNSHLGTEFAGMAVLGDDFSRVIHNIRQSQFKSKFCNDYRQMRGNKGIGVISDCDEQPIYLSSKFGPFCIVISGYIENAKTLSDDLLREGVSFSEVTRGQVNSTELVAKLIHQGKDIVDGIKKMFDRIQGSCSLLILHKDGIYAARDRYGYMPLAVGRRGNDWAAASETFAFENIGFDVVKYIAPGEIVLLDGNGISIKRPAGGMNQICAFLWIYTGFPASNYEGINTEIVRERCGRLLAMRDKDIKPDLVTGVPDSGLSHGLGYAMESGLPFRRPLVKYTPGYGRSYTQSSQDTRNHVATMKLVAIREIVEGNKIVLCEDSIVRGTQLRNFAIKKLWNRGAKEIHARLACPPLMFPCKFNLSTRSIKELAARRAIHALEGRDIEDVSEYIDDKSEKYKRMIEYIAKDLNVTTLRYQTIEDMVKAIGLDREKLCLYCWTGECPAQGACPLKKTRRQVAMA from the coding sequence ATGAGCGGAATATTCGGTGTTTTTTCAGAAAATGATTGCGCTGAAATCTTATTTTACGGCACTGATTATAATTCACATCTTGGCACGGAATTTGCCGGCATGGCGGTTTTGGGCGATGATTTCAGCCGCGTAATACACAATATCAGGCAGAGCCAGTTCAAATCCAAGTTTTGTAATGATTACAGGCAGATGCGTGGCAATAAGGGTATAGGTGTTATCAGTGATTGCGATGAACAGCCTATATATCTTAGCTCTAAATTCGGGCCTTTTTGTATAGTGATAAGCGGTTATATTGAAAACGCGAAAACTTTGTCGGATGATCTTTTAAGAGAGGGTGTTTCATTCAGTGAAGTGACCAGGGGGCAGGTGAATTCAACCGAGCTTGTCGCGAAGCTGATACATCAGGGCAAGGACATTGTAGACGGCATAAAAAAGATGTTTGACAGAATACAAGGCTCGTGTTCACTTTTGATACTGCACAAAGACGGCATATACGCGGCCAGAGACCGCTATGGGTATATGCCTTTGGCTGTAGGAAGGCGCGGCAATGATTGGGCGGCGGCGAGCGAAACATTCGCGTTTGAGAATATCGGTTTTGACGTTGTAAAGTATATAGCTCCGGGAGAGATTGTTCTGTTAGATGGAAACGGGATAAGCATCAAGCGGCCTGCCGGCGGCATGAACCAGATATGCGCTTTTTTGTGGATATATACCGGGTTTCCCGCGTCAAACTATGAGGGTATCAATACGGAGATTGTAAGAGAAAGATGCGGCAGACTGCTTGCTATGCGCGACAAGGATATAAAACCGGATCTTGTGACAGGAGTGCCGGATTCAGGCCTGTCGCACGGATTAGGCTATGCCATGGAATCAGGCCTGCCCTTCCGCCGGCCGCTTGTGAAATATACTCCGGGTTACGGCAGGAGCTATACCCAGTCTTCGCAGGATACAAGAAATCACGTCGCCACAATGAAGCTTGTCGCTATTAGGGAGATCGTTGAAGGCAATAAAATAGTTTTATGTGAAGACTCCATAGTCAGAGGCACGCAGCTTAGGAATTTTGCTATCAAAAAACTATGGAACAGAGGCGCGAAGGAAATACACGCCCGCCTTGCCTGTCCGCCGTTGATGTTTCCGTGCAAATTCAACCTCTCTACGAGGTCAATAAAGGAATTAGCCGCCCGAAGGGCCATACACGCTCTTGAAGGCCGGGACATAGAGGATGTTTCGGAATATATTGACGATAAGTCAGAAAAATACAAACGGATGATTGAGTATATCGCAAAGGACCTCAATGTTACTACCCTAAGGTATCAAACTATAGAGGATATGGTAAAGGCCATAGGGCTTGACCGGGAAAAACTTTGTCTGTATTGCTGGACCGGCGAATGCCCCGCGCAGGGCGCTTGTCCGTTGAAAAAAACCCGCCGTCAGGTTGCAATGGCATAA
- a CDS encoding efflux RND transporter periplasmic adaptor subunit, with translation MTKNKMVFAVFFMVLIVSLALWVKSQTAGPKNRPTQSVIVMPSTGEITRSVITTGAIEPQNRLEIKPSISGRVDEILVKEGDKVKTGQVLVWMSSTERAALIDAARSQGGEVLKYWEDVYKKTPIISPIDGEVIVRSVEPGQTVVTSDPMLVLSDRLIVSAQFDETDIAKVKAGQKAVVTLDAYPDVKLNGIVSHIAYESEIVNNVTIYDVDIVPDNIPDFLRSGMSVTAEVIEESRQSALTVPYNAIRYDNKRQYVVVRDAATGKLQERDVEIGLYNDKTAEILSGLGAADNVVLENNSYMPQRKVTAGSPFMPSGKKNDKNK, from the coding sequence ATGACAAAAAATAAAATGGTTTTTGCGGTTTTTTTTATGGTATTAATCGTTTCTCTCGCGCTATGGGTGAAATCGCAGACAGCCGGCCCGAAAAACAGGCCTACCCAATCCGTCATTGTAATGCCATCAACAGGCGAGATAACGCGCAGTGTTATTACAACAGGCGCGATAGAACCCCAGAACCGTCTTGAAATAAAGCCTTCCATAAGCGGCAGGGTGGATGAGATATTGGTAAAAGAAGGCGACAAGGTAAAGACAGGCCAGGTATTGGTATGGATGAGCTCAACCGAAAGGGCCGCGCTTATTGACGCCGCGAGATCACAGGGCGGCGAGGTATTAAAATATTGGGAGGATGTCTATAAAAAGACGCCTATTATTTCGCCCATTGACGGAGAAGTCATTGTGCGCTCTGTTGAGCCGGGCCAGACCGTGGTTACATCCGACCCGATGCTGGTTTTGTCAGACAGGTTGATTGTCAGCGCGCAGTTTGATGAAACTGATATTGCCAAAGTCAAGGCAGGCCAGAAGGCTGTCGTAACCCTTGACGCCTATCCGGATGTAAAGTTAAACGGCATCGTAAGCCACATAGCTTATGAGTCGGAGATAGTAAATAATGTCACGATATATGATGTGGATATTGTCCCTGATAATATACCCGATTTCTTAAGGTCCGGTATGAGTGTTACTGCCGAGGTCATTGAGGAGTCAAGGCAGTCTGCCCTCACAGTGCCTTATAACGCGATCCGTTATGATAATAAGAGGCAGTATGTCGTGGTCCGTGATGCCGCCACAGGCAAACTGCAGGAGAGAGATGTGGAAATAGGCTTGTATAATGACAAAACGGCAGAGATCCTGTCGGGGCTTGGCGCGGCGGATAATGTCGTATTGGAGAACAATTCGTATATGCCGCAAAGAAAAGTTACGGCAGGCAGTCCGTTTATGCCGTCAGGCAAAAAAAATGATAAAAATAAATAA
- a CDS encoding TolC family protein has product MRIKKTLSLLALALLCPIYCSYAQDKLTWNECARIAVFNNPELVSAYEQIKQAVSDKDISASSMMPQIDSDASVKRHKTEGRPASDTYSYGISASQLVFDGFKTASELSGALKDLQAARYNYAVVSSDVRLNLRSCFVGLIRAQELISITKDIAQRRKQNFELVKLRYEGGREHKGALLTAEADMAQADFEQSQAERSVILVQRELAKELGAEGNICIEAVGQLCLDRDYAAKPDIDILAEDTPFIKELISRKEAARYNLNSKESDFFPKVYVNGALSRTGDKWLPKKDEWSAGASVSLPLFEGGQRLAEVSKARSRLEQAGADERSGRYGVLVTLERSWKDLQDAISNVSVQEKFLQAAEERAKITRSQYSTGLASFNDWIIIEDNLVKAQKTYLNTRADMLIAEAYWIQATGGMLEYDKK; this is encoded by the coding sequence ATGCGGATTAAAAAAACGTTAAGCTTACTGGCCCTTGCCTTGTTATGCCCTATTTACTGCTCTTACGCGCAGGATAAGCTTACATGGAATGAATGCGCGCGTATAGCCGTATTTAATAATCCTGAACTGGTATCAGCTTATGAGCAGATAAAACAGGCTGTCTCCGACAAGGATATCAGCGCCAGCTCAATGATGCCGCAGATAGATAGCGATGCCTCGGTCAAACGGCATAAAACCGAAGGCAGGCCCGCCTCGGATACTTATTCTTACGGTATATCGGCGAGCCAGCTTGTATTTGACGGTTTTAAGACAGCCAGCGAATTAAGCGGCGCCTTAAAGGACTTGCAGGCCGCGCGGTATAATTACGCGGTGGTTTCTTCCGACGTCAGATTAAACCTTAGAAGTTGTTTCGTAGGCCTCATAAGGGCGCAGGAACTTATATCTATTACAAAAGACATCGCGCAAAGGCGGAAACAAAATTTTGAGCTTGTAAAACTGCGCTATGAAGGCGGCAGAGAGCACAAGGGAGCGCTTTTAACGGCCGAGGCGGATATGGCGCAGGCGGATTTTGAACAATCCCAGGCGGAAAGAAGCGTCATCCTTGTCCAAAGGGAGTTGGCAAAGGAGCTCGGGGCCGAGGGCAATATCTGTATTGAGGCAGTAGGCCAGCTTTGCCTGGACCGGGATTACGCGGCAAAGCCTGATATAGATATCCTTGCAGAAGACACGCCTTTTATCAAAGAACTGATATCAAGAAAAGAAGCGGCAAGGTATAATCTCAATTCAAAAGAATCTGATTTTTTCCCGAAAGTCTACGTTAATGGCGCGTTAAGTAGGACAGGCGATAAATGGCTGCCCAAAAAAGATGAATGGTCCGCGGGAGCATCCGTATCTCTGCCGTTATTTGAAGGCGGCCAACGCCTGGCAGAGGTATCAAAGGCAAGGTCCAGGCTCGAACAGGCCGGAGCTGATGAGAGGAGCGGACGCTACGGCGTATTGGTCACTCTGGAGAGAAGTTGGAAAGACCTGCAGGATGCCATATCCAATGTTTCTGTCCAGGAGAAATTTCTTCAAGCCGCTGAAGAACGCGCTAAGATAACCAGGTCGCAATACTCCACCGGCTTGGCATCGTTCAATGACTGGATTATCATAGAGGATAACCTTGTAAAGGCCCAAAAAACCTATTTGAATACCCGCGCGGATATGCTTATCGCCGAGGCTTACTGGATACAGGCCACAGGAGGCATGCTTGAATATGACAAAAAATAA
- a CDS encoding ABC transporter permease: MIKINNLCKTYGAGNASVKALDGVSLSIARGEFVAIMGASGSGKSTLMHILGLLDRPAKGSYTIFDTEVSRLSDDKLAHLRNKLIGFVFQQFHLLRNTTAIENVELPLIYSGKKSLIELAGKRLDMVGLSRRHRHMPSELSGGEQQRVAIARALVNDPMIILADEPTGNLDTKSEEEIMKILLSLNEQGKTVVMVTHEQEVAAHAKRIIVMRDGKVVSDEQKIPAQKVPEEAVSIKNVASEICNYFGEIELREHIRQSFRAMAANKIRSLLSMLGILFGVAAVIAMLALGRGAQMSIEDRIKSLGSNLLSVQGGSGRVRGAASGAGSVTRFLPADVDAIANLKPVVNKVSGYVSGSGQIVYKNENWSTRIEGVGYDYASMRATAPDVGRWFTQDEINRREKVAILGLTVAEKLFISGNPIGETVKINRINFKVIGLAPQKGSTGWRDQDDIIYIPVTTAMKRVLGKDYLDGIYVEIADADSIDRGQASIEKLIIKRHRIYKNPDDFFHIRNMSEMQEMLTSTTKTMSLLLGCIAAISLFVGGIGIMNIMLVSVTERTREIGLRKAIGARAKDIMMQFLIESVVMTLSGGFLGIVLGIISAVLLSIFAGWATRVSVVNIILAAGFSIMVGIFFGLWPAKKASRLNPIEALRYE; encoded by the coding sequence ATGATAAAAATAAATAACCTATGCAAGACATACGGCGCGGGAAATGCCTCTGTTAAGGCCCTGGACGGCGTTTCTCTATCCATAGCCCGCGGCGAATTCGTGGCAATAATGGGCGCTTCAGGTTCCGGCAAGTCAACTCTTATGCATATACTCGGTCTTTTAGACCGGCCCGCAAAGGGTTCCTACACTATTTTTGACACAGAGGTGTCGCGGCTTTCCGATGATAAATTGGCGCATTTAAGAAATAAGCTCATAGGTTTTGTGTTTCAGCAATTTCACCTGCTTAGGAATACTACCGCCATAGAAAACGTGGAATTACCTCTAATCTATTCAGGCAAAAAAAGCCTGATAGAACTTGCCGGCAAAAGGCTTGATATGGTGGGGCTGTCCAGGCGGCATAGGCATATGCCGAGTGAATTGTCCGGCGGCGAACAGCAGAGGGTGGCGATTGCCAGGGCGCTGGTAAATGACCCGATGATAATACTCGCCGATGAGCCTACAGGCAACCTTGACACAAAAAGTGAAGAAGAAATAATGAAGATACTCCTCTCTTTAAACGAACAGGGCAAGACCGTGGTTATGGTCACCCACGAACAAGAGGTTGCCGCGCATGCCAAAAGAATAATCGTTATGAGAGACGGAAAGGTTGTATCCGATGAGCAAAAAATTCCTGCGCAAAAAGTGCCGGAAGAGGCGGTTTCCATAAAAAACGTAGCATCAGAGATATGCAATTATTTCGGTGAAATTGAACTTAGGGAACATATCAGGCAGTCGTTCAGGGCCATGGCGGCGAACAAGATACGGTCATTGCTTTCAATGCTTGGTATCCTTTTTGGCGTTGCCGCGGTCATAGCAATGCTGGCATTGGGCCGCGGAGCCCAGATGTCAATAGAAGACAGGATAAAATCATTGGGTTCAAATCTGCTGTCCGTGCAAGGAGGTTCCGGCAGGGTCAGAGGCGCGGCTTCCGGAGCAGGCTCTGTGACGCGGTTCTTACCGGCAGACGTTGATGCTATCGCGAACCTTAAACCTGTGGTTAATAAGGTCAGCGGTTATGTAAGCGGCAGCGGCCAGATAGTGTATAAGAATGAAAATTGGAGCACGCGTATTGAGGGTGTAGGCTATGATTACGCCTCTATGAGGGCTACCGCGCCTGATGTCGGCAGATGGTTTACGCAAGATGAGATTAACAGGCGGGAAAAGGTAGCCATATTGGGGCTTACTGTAGCGGAAAAACTTTTTATCTCCGGCAACCCGATCGGAGAAACTGTTAAGATCAACAGGATTAATTTCAAAGTAATAGGCCTTGCTCCTCAAAAAGGCAGTACCGGGTGGAGAGATCAGGATGATATTATATATATACCGGTAACAACAGCCATGAAAAGGGTGCTCGGCAAGGATTATCTGGATGGCATATATGTTGAAATAGCTGATGCCGACTCAATAGATCGCGGCCAGGCCAGCATAGAAAAGCTTATCATAAAAAGGCACCGTATATACAAAAATCCCGATGATTTTTTTCACATACGCAATATGAGTGAAATGCAGGAGATGCTGACAAGCACTACCAAGACTATGAGCCTTCTTTTGGGCTGTATCGCGGCAATATCCCTTTTTGTAGGGGGTATCGGCATAATGAATATTATGCTTGTATCCGTAACAGAGCGCACCAGGGAGATAGGCCTTCGCAAAGCAATCGGCGCGCGCGCCAAAGACATCATGATGCAGTTTTTAATAGAATCGGTCGTTATGACATTAAGCGGCGGGTTTCTGGGTATTGTCTTAGGTATAATATCAGCCGTTTTATTATCTATTTTTGCCGGTTGGGCCACGCGCGTCAGCGTTGTTAATATAATACTTGCCGCGGGTTTTTCAATAATGGTGGGCATATTCTTCGGCCTGTGGCCGGCAAAGAAGGCATCAAGGCTTAATCCTATTGAAGCCTTGAGGTATGAATAA
- a CDS encoding TrpB-like pyridoxal phosphate-dependent enzyme, protein MTRKVILEEKDIPRQWYNIVADLKGPIMPPLGPDGKPVTADMLASVFPMNLIEQEVSTKRWIDIPEEVLEILYRWRPAPLRRAVYLEKYLKTPARIYYKDESVSPPGSHKPNTAVAQAWYNKQFGIKRLTTETGAGQWGCALSFACSLIGLECRVYMVRISFDQKPLRKIMMKVWGGECIASPSKKTKFGRKILRQMPDTPGSLGIAISEAVEDAVSDKSGKTRYALGSVLNHVMLHQTIIGLEAKKQLQVIGERLPDVIIGCAGGGSNFAGLAFPFIYDKINGANIDIIPTEPTACPTLTKGPYTYDYGDMAGQTPLLAMYTLGHNFVPPPIHAGGLRYHGMSPLVSHVAKQGLIRPKAYDQVKCYESAFIWAKTEGMICAPETSHAIACAIDEAKKASQEAKEKVILMNYSGHGLMDLAGYDKFMQGHLKEYHLPERDLKASLKSLEGLPRI, encoded by the coding sequence ATGACGAGGAAGGTTATCCTGGAGGAAAAGGACATACCAAGGCAGTGGTATAATATCGTTGCCGATCTCAAGGGGCCCATTATGCCGCCTTTAGGCCCCGACGGAAAACCGGTTACTGCCGACATGCTTGCCTCTGTATTTCCGATGAATCTGATAGAGCAGGAGGTAAGCACTAAACGCTGGATAGACATTCCGGAAGAAGTGCTTGAAATATTATACCGCTGGAGGCCTGCTCCTTTAAGAAGAGCCGTTTATCTTGAAAAGTATCTTAAGACCCCGGCCCGTATTTATTATAAAGATGAAAGTGTAAGCCCTCCGGGCAGTCATAAACCAAATACTGCGGTTGCCCAGGCATGGTATAATAAACAATTCGGCATAAAGAGGCTTACTACCGAGACAGGGGCCGGCCAATGGGGCTGCGCGCTTTCATTTGCCTGCTCATTGATCGGGCTTGAATGCCGCGTTTATATGGTGCGTATAAGCTTTGATCAAAAACCCCTGCGCAAGATAATGATGAAGGTGTGGGGAGGAGAATGTATTGCCAGCCCGAGCAAAAAAACAAAATTCGGCAGAAAAATACTAAGGCAAATGCCTGATACTCCCGGCAGTCTCGGAATAGCTATAAGTGAAGCGGTAGAGGACGCGGTATCTGATAAAAGCGGCAAGACCCGTTATGCCTTGGGCAGTGTTTTAAACCATGTCATGCTGCATCAGACTATTATAGGTTTAGAAGCCAAGAAACAACTCCAGGTTATCGGAGAAAGACTGCCTGATGTGATAATCGGCTGTGCCGGAGGCGGAAGTAATTTTGCCGGCCTGGCTTTTCCTTTTATATATGATAAGATAAACGGAGCCAATATTGATATAATACCGACCGAACCCACCGCCTGCCCAACGCTTACAAAAGGCCCTTATACTTATGATTACGGCGATATGGCCGGGCAGACCCCTCTGCTTGCCATGTATACATTAGGGCATAATTTTGTTCCGCCGCCAATACATGCCGGAGGACTTCGTTATCACGGGATGTCTCCTTTGGTAAGCCACGTTGCTAAACAGGGCCTTATAAGGCCAAAGGCCTATGACCAGGTTAAATGTTATGAATCGGCATTTATATGGGCCAAGACCGAAGGCATGATATGCGCTCCTGAAACCAGCCATGCTATAGCATGCGCTATTGATGAGGCGAAAAAGGCAAGCCAGGAGGCAAAGGAAAAGGTTATTCTGATGAACTATAGCGGCCACGGGCTTATGGACCTGGCAGGTTATGATAAGTTTATGCAGGGGCATCTTAAGGAATACCATTTGCCTGAAAGAGACCTCAAGGCCTCGCTCAAATCATTAGAGGGCCTGCCCAGGATTTAG
- a CDS encoding lysophospholipid acyltransferase family protein, protein MKFIISLIIWVVSTALTIALFFVSLFLAFVLFPFDRQKRIVHRQCFWWADAIIGFNPFWDVKVYGLENIDPSQTYVITANHQSLADIVVIYKTRLQFKWVAKESLFKLPFIGWCLSLGRHIKLSRGKFGSIKKIYKEAASWLRHDMSVLFFPEGTRSRTDNMNEFQNGAFKLAIKEQKPVLPILIQGTREAIPRGDWVFKAKVKGTVRVLPPVDTKCFAPGDFGLLRDLVFNKLKST, encoded by the coding sequence ATGAAATTTATAATATCGTTAATTATCTGGGTTGTCAGCACCGCGCTAACTATAGCGCTGTTTTTTGTAAGCCTGTTCCTTGCCTTTGTCCTTTTTCCTTTTGACAGGCAGAAAAGGATTGTCCACAGGCAGTGTTTCTGGTGGGCCGACGCCATTATAGGGTTTAACCCATTCTGGGATGTAAAGGTATATGGGCTTGAAAATATTGATCCGAGCCAGACATATGTTATAACAGCTAATCACCAAAGCCTGGCGGACATAGTGGTTATATATAAAACGAGACTTCAATTTAAATGGGTGGCAAAAGAAAGCCTTTTCAAACTGCCCTTTATAGGCTGGTGCTTGTCCCTGGGAAGGCACATAAAGCTATCGCGGGGTAAATTCGGAAGTATCAAAAAAATATACAAGGAGGCCGCTTCCTGGCTTAGGCATGATATGTCCGTGCTTTTTTTCCCCGAAGGGACAAGGAGCCGCACTGATAATATGAATGAATTCCAGAACGGCGCTTTTAAGCTTGCCATAAAGGAACAGAAGCCTGTATTGCCTATTCTTATACAAGGAACGAGAGAGGCTATTCCAAGAGGGGATTGGGTGTTTAAAGCAAAGGTTAAAGGGACGGTAAGAGTATTGCCTCCTGTTGACACAAAATGTTTTGCCCCCGGCGATTTCGGACTTTTGCGTGATCTTGTCTTTAACAAACTAAAATCAACCTGA